Proteins encoded by one window of Mercenaria mercenaria strain notata chromosome 4, MADL_Memer_1, whole genome shotgun sequence:
- the LOC128556365 gene encoding uncharacterized protein LOC128556365 isoform X2 produces MVITQREWSMCAFFIHLFMWIMVQGLEAVGKQYPAGYIGCYSDDKGTVLFPDRVLSEKLDDSDLNCATRCKRECKKLGYRYAGTESGEECFCGKTFNYDPEKLSDADCNIKCPGKEDENCGGNWRISIYDTQENNSTIQILTTSGTTTSDITETTTFDITTEISDLLISPTTVAQSTSGTVTPMHSADNMKSGNTKTSFPVVYIFVPVGVITLGVTVAITVIVLKRRKKQILVPEVVYEAADPNEDLYENDTERHQSSENTPQNLTPKGQLDMTQYDHIPRNVSNSAAESDTEYNVLGMKTPNKPESGQFYDHIVEQDKRLNDKTYSHLSYNP; encoded by the exons ATGGTTATTACACAACGAGAGTGGAGTATGTGTGCATTTTTTATTCATCTATTTATGTGGATAATGGTACAGGGTTTGGAAG CAGTTGGGAAACAATATCCTGCCGGCTATATAGGCTGTTACAGTGATGACAAAGGGACGGTGTTGTTTCCAGACAGAGTTTTATCTGAAAAGTTGGATGATTCAGATTTGAATTGTGCTACTAGATGCAAACGAGAATGCAAGAAATTAGGCTACAGATATGCGGGCACAGAG AGTGGCGAGGAATGTTTTTGTGGGAAAACATTTAATTATGACCCCGAGAAACTATCCGACGCGGACTGTAACATCAAATGTCCTGGAAAAGAAGATGAAAACTGTGGAGGAAACTGGCGTATATCAATATACGATACTCAAG AGAATAACTCAACTATCCAGATCCTGACGACATCCGGAACAACTACTTCTGATATAACAGAAACAACTACTTTtgatataacaacagaaatttcTGATCTGCTTATATCACCGACGACAGTTGCTCAATCAACATCCGGCACAGTTACACCTATGCATTCTGCAGACAACATGAAATCTG GTAATACAAAAACGTCATTTCCGGTGGTGTACATTTTCGTCCCAGTTGGTGTCATAACTTTGGGAGTTACAGTTGCAATAACTGTCATAGTATTGAAACGCAG gaaaaaacaaattttggtgCCTGAAGTTGTTTATGAAGCAGCTGATCCTAATGAAGATTTATATGAAAACGATACAGAAAGACATCAAAGTTCAGAGAACACTCCTCAGAATCTAACTCCAAAAGGGCAGTTGGATATGACGCAGTATGACCATATTCCTCGAAATGTTTCAAATTCCGCCGCTGAATCTGACACTGAGTATAACGTCCTCGGTATGAAAACACCTAATAAACCAGAATCTGGACAATTTTACGATCACATTGTAGAGCAGGACAAACGATTGAATGACAAAACCTACTCACATTTGTCATATAATCCATAG
- the LOC128556365 gene encoding uncharacterized protein LOC128556365 isoform X1, whose product MVITQREWSMCAFFIHLFMWIMVQGLEAAVGKQYPAGYIGCYSDDKGTVLFPDRVLSEKLDDSDLNCATRCKRECKKLGYRYAGTESGEECFCGKTFNYDPEKLSDADCNIKCPGKEDENCGGNWRISIYDTQENNSTIQILTTSGTTTSDITETTTFDITTEISDLLISPTTVAQSTSGTVTPMHSADNMKSGNTKTSFPVVYIFVPVGVITLGVTVAITVIVLKRRKKQILVPEVVYEAADPNEDLYENDTERHQSSENTPQNLTPKGQLDMTQYDHIPRNVSNSAAESDTEYNVLGMKTPNKPESGQFYDHIVEQDKRLNDKTYSHLSYNP is encoded by the exons ATGGTTATTACACAACGAGAGTGGAGTATGTGTGCATTTTTTATTCATCTATTTATGTGGATAATGGTACAGGGTTTGGAAG cAGCAGTTGGGAAACAATATCCTGCCGGCTATATAGGCTGTTACAGTGATGACAAAGGGACGGTGTTGTTTCCAGACAGAGTTTTATCTGAAAAGTTGGATGATTCAGATTTGAATTGTGCTACTAGATGCAAACGAGAATGCAAGAAATTAGGCTACAGATATGCGGGCACAGAG AGTGGCGAGGAATGTTTTTGTGGGAAAACATTTAATTATGACCCCGAGAAACTATCCGACGCGGACTGTAACATCAAATGTCCTGGAAAAGAAGATGAAAACTGTGGAGGAAACTGGCGTATATCAATATACGATACTCAAG AGAATAACTCAACTATCCAGATCCTGACGACATCCGGAACAACTACTTCTGATATAACAGAAACAACTACTTTtgatataacaacagaaatttcTGATCTGCTTATATCACCGACGACAGTTGCTCAATCAACATCCGGCACAGTTACACCTATGCATTCTGCAGACAACATGAAATCTG GTAATACAAAAACGTCATTTCCGGTGGTGTACATTTTCGTCCCAGTTGGTGTCATAACTTTGGGAGTTACAGTTGCAATAACTGTCATAGTATTGAAACGCAG gaaaaaacaaattttggtgCCTGAAGTTGTTTATGAAGCAGCTGATCCTAATGAAGATTTATATGAAAACGATACAGAAAGACATCAAAGTTCAGAGAACACTCCTCAGAATCTAACTCCAAAAGGGCAGTTGGATATGACGCAGTATGACCATATTCCTCGAAATGTTTCAAATTCCGCCGCTGAATCTGACACTGAGTATAACGTCCTCGGTATGAAAACACCTAATAAACCAGAATCTGGACAATTTTACGATCACATTGTAGAGCAGGACAAACGATTGAATGACAAAACCTACTCACATTTGTCATATAATCCATAG
- the LOC128556365 gene encoding uncharacterized protein LOC128556365 isoform X3 encodes MVITQREWSMCAFFIHLFMWIMVQGLEAAVGKQYPAGYIGCYSDDKGTVLFPDRVLSEKLDDSDLNCATRCKRECKKLGYRYAGTESGEECFCGKTFNYDPEKLSDADCNIKCPGKEDENCGGNWRISIYDTQENNSTIQILTTSGTTTSDITETTTFDITTEISDLLISPTTVAQSTSGTVTPMHSADNMKSGNTKTSFPVVYIFVPVGVITLGVTVAITVIVLKRRMKIF; translated from the exons ATGGTTATTACACAACGAGAGTGGAGTATGTGTGCATTTTTTATTCATCTATTTATGTGGATAATGGTACAGGGTTTGGAAG cAGCAGTTGGGAAACAATATCCTGCCGGCTATATAGGCTGTTACAGTGATGACAAAGGGACGGTGTTGTTTCCAGACAGAGTTTTATCTGAAAAGTTGGATGATTCAGATTTGAATTGTGCTACTAGATGCAAACGAGAATGCAAGAAATTAGGCTACAGATATGCGGGCACAGAG AGTGGCGAGGAATGTTTTTGTGGGAAAACATTTAATTATGACCCCGAGAAACTATCCGACGCGGACTGTAACATCAAATGTCCTGGAAAAGAAGATGAAAACTGTGGAGGAAACTGGCGTATATCAATATACGATACTCAAG AGAATAACTCAACTATCCAGATCCTGACGACATCCGGAACAACTACTTCTGATATAACAGAAACAACTACTTTtgatataacaacagaaatttcTGATCTGCTTATATCACCGACGACAGTTGCTCAATCAACATCCGGCACAGTTACACCTATGCATTCTGCAGACAACATGAAATCTG GTAATACAAAAACGTCATTTCCGGTGGTGTACATTTTCGTCCCAGTTGGTGTCATAACTTTGGGAGTTACAGTTGCAATAACTGTCATAGTATTGAAACGCAG gATGAAAATATTCTAG